A genomic window from Fibrobacterota bacterium includes:
- a CDS encoding lysozyme, producing the protein MAFPRAPKIRRRFVWILALVAIGGSCAALLGFCLWSGHIQFNHPSVSRFPRRGIDISHHQGHIDWEQLSQSRLDFVIAKATEGIDHKDTRFAEYSQAALATGHRLGAYHFYRMCREGTPQARHFLRTIDGVPLDMGTALDLEYGGNCQAKGTREETIRQIHAFLDTVEQATGKPVMIYATAEFYEDWLQGDFAANPIWIRGIFREPRLSDGREWTLWQYSARGRLDGIEGFVDLNAMR; encoded by the coding sequence ATGGCCTTTCCTCGCGCTCCCAAAATCCGCCGCCGCTTCGTTTGGATCCTGGCCCTCGTGGCGATCGGGGGATCCTGCGCCGCCCTCCTCGGATTCTGCCTCTGGAGCGGCCACATCCAGTTCAACCACCCTTCCGTCTCGCGGTTTCCCCGTCGAGGCATCGACATTTCCCACCACCAGGGCCACATCGATTGGGAACAGCTTTCGCAATCACGACTCGATTTCGTGATCGCCAAGGCGACGGAAGGAATCGACCACAAGGACACGCGCTTTGCGGAATACTCCCAGGCCGCGTTGGCCACCGGCCACCGTCTGGGCGCGTACCACTTCTACCGCATGTGCCGCGAGGGCACCCCCCAGGCGCGACATTTCCTGCGCACCATCGACGGGGTCCCCCTGGACATGGGAACCGCGTTGGACCTGGAGTATGGCGGAAATTGTCAAGCAAAGGGCACGCGCGAGGAGACGATCCGCCAGATCCACGCCTTTCTGGACACCGTGGAACAGGCCACCGGAAAGCCGGTCATGATCTACGCCACGGCCGAATTCTACGAGGACTGGCTCCAAGGGGATTTCGCCGCCAACCCGATCTGGATCCGCGGGATTTTCCGCGAACCGCGCCTGAGCGATGGACGGGAATGGACCCTCTGGCAGTACTCGGCGCGCGGGCGGCTGGACGGAATCGAAGGGTTCGTGGACCTCAACGCGATGCGTTGA
- the cysM gene encoding cysteine synthase CysM encodes MARMLDLVGNTPLVELVNIPTNPAVRVLAKVEGRNPASSVKDRAAKSMIEGAEARGVLGPGTRIIEPTSGNTGIALAMIASLKGYSIELVMPENSTAERVATMEAFGAKVTLTPADLGMEGAIDHARDQVAKGGVVMLDQFSNPDNWGAHYRTTGPEIWRDTEGSVTHFVSSMGTTGTIMGVSRSLKELRSSIQIVGVQPAEGAKIPGIRRWPREYLPAIFEPSRVDLTLDVTQEESEEMARRLAREEGLFCGVSSGGACAAACRLASRLESGTVVFIVCDQGDRYLSSDLFSHTTQGAR; translated from the coding sequence ATGGCAAGAATGCTGGATCTGGTGGGGAACACCCCGCTGGTGGAACTGGTGAACATTCCCACCAACCCCGCCGTGCGGGTGTTGGCCAAGGTGGAAGGCCGCAATCCGGCTTCTTCGGTGAAAGACCGCGCCGCCAAGTCCATGATCGAAGGCGCCGAAGCCCGTGGCGTGCTGGGGCCTGGAACGCGGATCATCGAACCGACCAGCGGCAACACGGGAATCGCCCTGGCCATGATCGCGAGCCTCAAGGGGTACAGCATTGAACTGGTGATGCCGGAAAATTCCACCGCCGAACGCGTGGCCACCATGGAGGCCTTCGGAGCCAAGGTCACGCTCACGCCGGCGGATCTGGGGATGGAAGGGGCGATCGACCACGCCCGCGACCAAGTGGCCAAGGGCGGCGTGGTGATGCTGGACCAGTTTTCCAACCCCGACAACTGGGGAGCGCACTACCGCACCACGGGGCCCGAGATCTGGCGCGACACCGAAGGTTCCGTGACGCATTTTGTCTCCTCCATGGGAACCACCGGCACCATCATGGGCGTTTCGCGCTCCCTGAAGGAGCTGCGTTCCTCCATCCAGATCGTGGGTGTCCAGCCCGCCGAGGGCGCCAAGATCCCCGGCATCCGCCGCTGGCCCCGCGAATACCTTCCGGCCATCTTCGAGCCGTCCCGCGTGGACCTCACACTGGATGTGACCCAGGAGGAATCCGAGGAGATGGCCCGGCGCCTGGCCCGCGAAGAAGGCCTCTTCTGCGGCGTCTCTTCCGGTGGTGCCTGCGCGGCCGCCTGCCGCCTCGCCTCCCGGCTGGAATCCGGGACGGTGGTGTTCATCGTCTGCGACCAAGGGGATCGCTACCTGTCTTCCGACCTTTTTTCACACACCACACAAGGAGCCCGCTGA
- a CDS encoding response regulator, with product MNTFVIDDDPVSRLALAELVRRFDLGPGAEFETADEAWEHLQTQPAPMLICCDVRMPGMSGVEFLAKVKWTPELARIPFVLVTSATERDVVHEAIQLGAAGYVVKPFSVDEARQRLGGILAHSWTEIAEDPATTARRLGILPSKLHTYYSAFRRQIEEGQAALSGDPSATEVSQRIDALQTGCLTLGLWHAARIFDRLKFLKLTPRQAREHLVAVGDSLELQRKGVREAHWKKVDVATP from the coding sequence ATGAACACGTTCGTGATCGACGACGACCCCGTCTCGCGGCTGGCCCTGGCCGAACTGGTGAGGCGTTTCGACTTGGGCCCCGGAGCCGAATTCGAGACGGCCGACGAAGCCTGGGAGCATCTGCAGACGCAGCCGGCACCGATGCTGATCTGCTGCGATGTGCGGATGCCCGGGATGTCGGGAGTCGAATTTCTGGCCAAGGTGAAATGGACCCCCGAACTCGCCCGCATTCCCTTCGTGCTGGTCACCTCGGCCACGGAGCGGGATGTGGTCCACGAGGCCATCCAGCTGGGTGCGGCCGGTTACGTGGTCAAGCCGTTTTCTGTCGACGAGGCGCGCCAGCGCCTGGGAGGCATCCTCGCCCATTCCTGGACGGAAATCGCCGAGGACCCCGCCACCACCGCACGCCGCCTGGGCATCCTCCCGAGCAAGCTGCACACCTACTATTCGGCGTTCCGACGCCAGATCGAGGAAGGCCAAGCCGCCCTGTCGGGCGACCCGAGCGCGACGGAGGTCTCGCAGAGGATCGACGCACTCCAGACTGGATGTCTGACCTTGGGGCTTTGGCACGCCGCCCGCATCTTCGATCGCCTCAAATTCCTGAAGCTCACGCCGCGGCAGGCGCGCGAGCATCTGGTCGCCGTGGGCGACTCGTTGGAGTTGCAGCGCAAAGGTGTGCGCGAGGCGCATTGGAAGAAGGTGGATGTGGCGACGCCTTGA
- the hrpA gene encoding ATP-dependent RNA helicase HrpA, whose protein sequence is MDFQPDLTLDGTLPIHSRAEEIEEILRANPVVILCGETGSGKSTQLPKLLLRAGFGQKRPIAITQPRRVAALSLARRVSEELKAEGTSFVGHKVRFDNRTDARTRVIFATDGTLLAELASDPLLRRYEAVVVDEAHERSLNVDFLIGVLRRIRMERPDFRIVIASATIDTEAFAKAFADKKGKPAPIISVEGRSWPVDVLYRDELAPEDEDESLPERVANACREMMGLSDGDLLCFLPGEKEIRDTARELDKALPKHTEVVPLFGRLSASDQDKVFHPGAKRRIILTTNVAETSVTVPRIRMVVDTGLARLSRYTPRTRTKRLQVEAISQASARQRAGRCGRIAPGICLRLYSREDFERREVQTAPEVQRADLSEVILRLLDLGLGQPEDFPFLDPPDKRQLADGWQLLRELEAVDDEGRISATGRKMARLPLDPRTSRILLEGAHERCIREAVILAAGLSIPDPRETPEGKEEAARAAQKVFQDRQSDFLTMINLWEACEKAMGGETSGNRLRKFCQAHYLSYMRMRDWREAVRQVGQMLETDPDLDPRQQKASADYGQIHRAILSGFLSNLCRLDEEAAARDARNKDQRRPQTPYRAARGRMVFPWPGSVLAKANATWIVSAEIVETSRTWARTAAEVDPAWVEAIAGDLVKREYGPAVWDEASQNTVCSMKLVLWGLVLFQGRRALAREHDPDAATLAFCREALVEGRLRGRFPFLEWNRELRERIEGLEERMRRRALAVGSDSEVAWYASRLPAGISGLGDLQGFLKREGESSLRMTESDLMTDDSQVPSDGDFPLRWKAGALDLPLSYRFAPEDDEDGITITIPEARLDAVPDAALEWLVPGHLAEKVESMLRGLSRENRQRLSPLPESARRFARDSATDTGRIALREALSTWMRTKGLNLPASAFPSEADQAPHLRFLVRIVDAKGNELGRGRSIADLRLALAERTAKLRREAAESALGAPLRGNLRDWPRDLVVGLSEEIRTSGMPVTLFPALSVREQTVELRRFPTRGEADLAHRKAVEKLLEWNVDGSDHLLAWLPRDLQIPSDLALPLAAWCEPKVFVQGLCDALRRHALEAGRTAVPRDLAVFAKALDLARVRIRQGRGEARTLVTALVQARRRFEEIARSIPGHRPDLLKFAELTRARLWPTGFPAVADWTLLKRLPTWWDTAGRRIKSSLENPKRDQERASQLAPYVQALAKRAGDRAPIPRSPGQLSDPDGLEILSELAFAMEEFRVQTWAQELGTSIPASAKRMTELFTQAGIEL, encoded by the coding sequence GTGGACTTTCAACCTGACCTGACCTTGGATGGGACGCTCCCCATCCATTCGCGTGCCGAAGAGATCGAAGAGATCCTGCGTGCGAACCCTGTGGTCATCCTGTGCGGCGAAACCGGATCGGGCAAGTCCACGCAGCTTCCCAAGCTGCTGTTGCGGGCGGGATTCGGGCAAAAACGCCCCATCGCCATTACCCAGCCCCGCCGCGTGGCGGCGCTGTCGCTGGCGCGGCGCGTTTCCGAGGAGCTGAAGGCCGAGGGCACCTCCTTTGTGGGACACAAGGTCCGCTTCGACAACCGCACCGATGCCCGCACCCGCGTGATCTTCGCCACCGACGGCACTCTATTGGCCGAATTGGCCTCCGATCCGCTCTTGCGCCGCTACGAGGCGGTGGTGGTGGACGAAGCCCACGAACGCAGCCTGAATGTGGACTTTTTGATTGGCGTGCTGCGGCGCATCCGCATGGAGCGGCCCGATTTCCGCATCGTGATCGCCTCGGCCACGATCGACACCGAAGCCTTCGCCAAGGCCTTCGCCGACAAAAAGGGCAAACCCGCCCCCATCATCTCGGTGGAGGGCCGCAGCTGGCCGGTGGACGTGTTGTACCGCGACGAGCTCGCCCCGGAGGACGAAGACGAGTCCCTGCCCGAGCGCGTGGCCAACGCGTGCCGCGAAATGATGGGTCTTTCCGATGGCGACCTGTTGTGCTTCCTGCCGGGCGAAAAGGAAATCCGCGACACCGCCCGCGAGCTGGACAAAGCCCTTCCCAAGCACACCGAAGTGGTGCCTCTGTTCGGGCGGCTTTCGGCCTCCGATCAAGACAAGGTCTTCCATCCCGGCGCCAAGCGAAGAATCATCCTGACCACCAACGTGGCGGAAACCTCCGTGACGGTGCCGCGCATCCGCATGGTGGTGGACACGGGCCTTGCCCGCCTGTCCCGCTACACGCCGCGCACACGGACCAAGCGTTTGCAGGTGGAAGCCATCTCGCAGGCCTCGGCGCGCCAACGGGCCGGACGTTGCGGACGCATCGCACCCGGAATCTGTCTGCGGCTCTATTCGCGCGAAGACTTCGAACGCCGCGAGGTGCAGACGGCACCGGAAGTGCAGCGCGCGGACCTATCCGAAGTGATCCTGCGCCTTCTGGACCTGGGCCTGGGGCAGCCGGAGGATTTTCCGTTCCTGGACCCGCCCGACAAACGCCAACTGGCCGACGGCTGGCAGCTCCTGCGCGAACTGGAAGCGGTGGACGACGAAGGCCGGATCTCCGCCACCGGACGGAAAATGGCCCGGCTTCCGTTGGACCCGCGCACCTCGCGGATCCTGCTGGAAGGCGCGCACGAACGCTGCATCCGCGAAGCCGTGATCCTGGCGGCGGGTCTTTCCATCCCCGATCCGCGCGAGACGCCGGAAGGCAAGGAAGAAGCCGCTCGCGCCGCCCAGAAGGTTTTCCAGGACCGCCAGAGCGATTTCTTGACCATGATCAACCTGTGGGAAGCCTGCGAAAAGGCCATGGGCGGCGAGACCTCGGGGAACCGTCTGCGCAAATTCTGTCAGGCGCACTACCTCAGCTACATGCGCATGCGCGACTGGCGCGAGGCGGTGCGGCAGGTGGGCCAGATGCTGGAAACCGATCCGGACCTGGATCCACGCCAACAAAAGGCTTCCGCCGATTACGGCCAGATCCACCGGGCCATTCTTTCGGGGTTCCTCTCCAATCTGTGCCGACTGGACGAAGAAGCCGCCGCCCGCGACGCCCGCAACAAGGACCAACGCCGCCCGCAAACGCCCTACCGCGCCGCCCGCGGCCGCATGGTGTTCCCCTGGCCGGGATCGGTGCTGGCCAAGGCCAACGCGACCTGGATCGTGTCGGCGGAGATCGTGGAAACCTCCCGCACCTGGGCGCGCACCGCCGCGGAAGTGGATCCCGCCTGGGTGGAAGCCATCGCGGGCGATCTGGTGAAACGCGAATACGGACCGGCTGTCTGGGACGAGGCCTCCCAGAACACGGTCTGCTCCATGAAGCTCGTGCTGTGGGGATTGGTCCTGTTCCAAGGGCGCCGCGCCTTGGCGCGCGAACACGACCCGGACGCGGCCACGCTGGCCTTCTGCCGCGAGGCCCTGGTGGAAGGGCGTCTGCGGGGCCGGTTTCCCTTCCTGGAATGGAATCGCGAGCTTCGCGAACGCATCGAAGGCCTGGAAGAGCGCATGCGTCGCCGTGCCTTGGCCGTTGGCTCCGACTCCGAGGTCGCCTGGTACGCCAGCCGTCTGCCGGCGGGAATTTCCGGCCTGGGCGATCTCCAGGGCTTCCTCAAGCGCGAAGGCGAAAGTTCGCTTCGGATGACGGAATCCGACTTGATGACCGACGACTCCCAAGTGCCTTCCGATGGCGACTTCCCGCTGCGCTGGAAGGCCGGAGCCTTGGACCTTCCCCTCTCCTACCGCTTCGCCCCGGAAGACGACGAGGACGGGATCACCATCACCATTCCGGAAGCGCGCCTGGACGCGGTGCCGGACGCGGCGCTGGAATGGCTGGTGCCCGGGCATCTGGCGGAAAAGGTGGAGTCCATGCTGCGGGGGCTCTCGCGGGAAAACAGACAAAGATTGTCGCCTCTGCCGGAAAGCGCACGGCGCTTCGCGAGGGACTCGGCGACGGATACAGGCCGGATCGCGCTGCGCGAAGCGTTGAGCACCTGGATGCGCACCAAGGGCCTGAACCTTCCCGCCTCGGCGTTTCCGTCGGAAGCCGACCAGGCTCCCCATCTTCGGTTTCTGGTTCGCATCGTGGATGCCAAAGGAAACGAACTCGGCCGCGGGCGTTCCATCGCGGATCTGCGCTTGGCACTGGCCGAACGCACCGCCAAGCTTCGCCGCGAGGCCGCCGAATCCGCGTTGGGCGCGCCATTGCGCGGCAACCTCCGCGACTGGCCCCGCGATCTGGTGGTAGGCCTCAGCGAAGAGATTCGCACCAGCGGGATGCCCGTGACGTTGTTCCCGGCGCTTTCCGTGCGCGAGCAGACCGTGGAACTGCGACGATTCCCCACCCGCGGCGAGGCGGACCTGGCCCATCGCAAAGCGGTGGAAAAGCTCTTGGAATGGAACGTGGATGGCTCCGACCATCTGTTGGCGTGGCTGCCCCGCGATCTCCAGATCCCCTCGGACCTGGCTTTGCCGCTGGCCGCCTGGTGCGAACCCAAGGTGTTCGTGCAAGGGCTCTGCGACGCGCTGCGCCGCCATGCCCTGGAAGCCGGACGCACGGCGGTCCCACGCGACCTCGCCGTGTTCGCCAAGGCCCTGGACCTGGCACGTGTGCGCATCCGCCAAGGTCGCGGCGAAGCCCGCACCTTGGTGACCGCCCTGGTCCAAGCCCGGCGACGCTTCGAAGAAATCGCACGCTCCATTCCCGGTCATCGGCCCGATCTGCTGAAGTTCGCCGAACTGACGCGGGCACGATTGTGGCCCACCGGGTTTCCCGCCGTGGCCGATTGGACCTTGCTCAAGCGGCTTCCCACCTGGTGGGACACCGCCGGCAGACGCATCAAGAGCTCCCTGGAAAATCCCAAGCGCGACCAGGAACGGGCCTCGCAATTGGCTCCCTACGTGCAAGCCTTGGCCAAACGCGCCGGTGATCGCGCCCCCATTCCCCGTTCCCCCGGACAGCTTTCCGACCCCGATGGCCTTGAAATTCTGTCCGAACTCGCCTTTGCCATGGAAGAATTCCGCGTCCAGACCTGGGCCCAGGAGCTAGGCACCTCGATCCCCGCCAGCGCCAAGCGGATGACGGAACTGTTCACCCAAGCTGGCATCGAGCTGTAG
- a CDS encoding OsmC family protein → MKIRVERTENVQFVSTNAAGAKIVMDGPADMGGKDAGLRPMETLLSALAGCSAIDVIHIMGKQRQDLQGLAVEVEGERADAVPAVFTKIHLRFIGGGPIDLAKFQKAVELSMEKYCSVSHMLQPKAQITAEAVLA, encoded by the coding sequence CTGAAGATCCGCGTCGAGCGGACGGAAAATGTCCAGTTTGTTTCCACCAACGCCGCGGGCGCGAAGATCGTGATGGACGGTCCCGCCGACATGGGCGGCAAGGACGCGGGCCTGCGCCCCATGGAAACCCTGCTTTCGGCGCTCGCCGGTTGCAGCGCCATCGATGTGATCCACATCATGGGCAAGCAGCGCCAGGACCTCCAGGGTTTGGCCGTGGAAGTGGAAGGCGAGCGGGCAGACGCCGTCCCGGCCGTTTTCACCAAGATCCACCTGCGCTTCATTGGTGGCGGACCGATCGATCTGGCCAAGTTCCAGAAAGCCGTGGAGCTGTCCATGGAGAAGTACTGCTCGGTGTCGCACATGTTGCAGCCGAAGGCGCAGATCACGGCGGAGGCGGTGCTGGCCTGA
- a CDS encoding carboxymuconolactone decarboxylase family protein, producing MNAYIRPPPRIPWLLRLAIWYSERKTGKEMLVARILAWVPKAAIGSGLLESLVVHKDKTVSERLLKLVRLQVSFKASCPFCIDMNAEQYAKLNITPQEIEVLQGLADMDSVKSLSDREKWALQYALALTKTPVEIPEALQKGVLKAFDERELVVLVTTIAQVNFWARLIQGVGVPPAGFSSACTELRLAEYTTRK from the coding sequence ATGAACGCCTACATCCGACCGCCCCCACGCATTCCCTGGCTCCTGCGCTTGGCGATCTGGTACTCCGAACGGAAGACCGGCAAGGAGATGCTGGTGGCACGGATCCTGGCCTGGGTCCCGAAAGCGGCGATCGGATCCGGATTGCTCGAAAGCCTCGTGGTCCACAAGGACAAGACCGTGTCGGAACGATTGCTCAAGCTCGTGCGCCTTCAGGTGTCTTTCAAGGCCTCGTGCCCGTTTTGCATCGACATGAACGCCGAACAATACGCCAAGCTGAACATCACCCCCCAAGAGATCGAGGTCTTGCAGGGACTCGCCGACATGGACAGCGTCAAGAGCCTTTCGGACCGGGAAAAATGGGCATTGCAGTACGCCCTCGCCCTGACCAAGACGCCAGTGGAAATCCCCGAGGCCTTGCAAAAAGGCGTGCTCAAGGCGTTCGACGAACGCGAGCTCGTCGTCCTCGTCACGACCATCGCCCAAGTGAACTTCTGGGCTCGATTGATCCAAGGCGTCGGAGTTCCACCCGCCGGGTTTTCGTCGGCCTGCACCGAGCTGCGCCTGGCCGAATACACCACCAGGAAATGA
- a CDS encoding response regulator, whose product MVEYSANVSDPLIRKLLGMVRQLLPIEDLDQLLRAGVELPREILGIERCALWLLNLDGQSFRGTWGTGTRGETTDERSQTCKVVDLEETLHLPFQSLEGWILRQDPARLTWTPDGKQVEGSGWNTIIPLSGPEGNVGAFFQDAAITNSPLDPHLQDLMSIYCSLLGQMAARRLAEKREFFLSHGLEEVLGAADELMTYDDLDTLHRRIVELARERLGVARCGLFLAREGDPYVFSGAWGTDWDGNTTDEHKGSIDLRNRDIEVVKSGVSEIVTKRWSVLQPFRMSWFEPDGSRKDHSEGWNALHRLGVQDRTLGYICSDPGKSLEPLDPRRMDVLATYCGLVARILERHQTQEGLRHAMEAATAATKAKSDFLATMSHEIRTPMAGVLGLLRIALRDPALSIATRDLLQNALGNADSLLGILNDIMDYSKIEAGKLSLECIDFSPRELVTSSLSGFAEAARARGIEFRVVVDPNLSAFLRGDPTRMRQILSNLVGNAVKFTEKGKVEIRVESARGASDPGLVAFEVVDSGIGIPADILPRLFSKFEQADMSTTRRFGGTGLGLAICRRLVEAMGGTIVVRSRLGQGSSFRVEIPFQAGAEIPPSPTTKLTPHTHRLQVLCAEDFATTQLIVRSLLEDRGHSVDIVENGKLALERLAFREYDLVLMDGRMPVMDGLEAIGHLRAGSWGDLVFRDPQVTVIALTANVSDEDRRLFLSSGMDDFLAKPIDESAFHAAVERAIQRQLERGRPLLPLPKPTPSSLDAFFEVSSDDREPETSTDLPAANANLQQQLEQTFRQTLPARIDELTAALGKEDCWELGRLFHGIKGSAGYVKAAEIVKAAQALEAQADQDDLAAVRAGFPRFLELLAPWKREEKS is encoded by the coding sequence ATGGTCGAATATAGCGCAAATGTTTCCGACCCTTTGATCCGGAAATTGCTGGGCATGGTGCGCCAGCTGTTGCCGATCGAGGACCTGGATCAGCTCCTACGTGCAGGTGTGGAGCTGCCTCGCGAGATATTGGGGATCGAGCGGTGCGCGCTTTGGCTTTTGAACCTCGATGGCCAGAGCTTTCGTGGCACCTGGGGGACGGGCACGCGGGGCGAAACCACCGATGAACGTTCCCAGACCTGCAAGGTTGTGGATCTGGAGGAGACCCTCCATCTGCCTTTCCAGAGTTTGGAAGGGTGGATCCTGCGCCAGGACCCGGCCCGGCTCACCTGGACCCCCGATGGCAAACAGGTGGAAGGGAGTGGTTGGAACACCATCATCCCGCTTTCCGGTCCGGAAGGGAACGTGGGTGCGTTTTTCCAGGATGCCGCCATCACCAATTCGCCGCTGGATCCGCATCTGCAGGACTTGATGAGCATCTACTGCTCCCTGCTGGGCCAGATGGCCGCGCGACGCCTGGCCGAAAAGCGGGAATTCTTCCTGTCCCATGGGCTGGAGGAAGTGTTGGGCGCCGCCGACGAGCTGATGACCTACGACGATCTGGACACCCTCCATCGCCGCATCGTGGAGCTTGCGCGCGAGCGTCTGGGGGTGGCCCGCTGCGGACTGTTTTTGGCCCGCGAAGGGGACCCGTACGTGTTCTCGGGCGCTTGGGGAACCGATTGGGACGGCAACACCACGGACGAACACAAGGGCTCCATCGATCTGCGCAACCGCGACATCGAAGTGGTCAAGTCTGGCGTGTCGGAAATTGTCACGAAGAGATGGTCGGTGCTCCAGCCTTTCCGCATGTCGTGGTTCGAGCCCGATGGAAGCCGGAAGGACCATTCCGAAGGCTGGAACGCGCTCCACCGCCTGGGCGTGCAGGATCGCACCTTGGGCTACATCTGCAGCGACCCCGGCAAGAGCCTGGAACCGTTGGATCCGCGCAGGATGGATGTTCTGGCCACTTATTGCGGCCTGGTCGCCCGCATCCTGGAGCGCCACCAGACCCAGGAAGGCTTGCGCCACGCGATGGAGGCGGCCACGGCGGCGACCAAGGCCAAGAGCGACTTTCTGGCCACCATGAGCCACGAGATCCGCACGCCCATGGCCGGTGTGCTGGGGCTGTTGCGCATCGCCTTGCGCGACCCGGCGCTTTCCATCGCCACCCGCGATCTTTTGCAGAACGCGTTGGGCAACGCCGATTCCCTCCTGGGGATCCTCAACGACATCATGGACTACTCGAAGATCGAGGCGGGAAAGCTCTCGCTGGAATGCATCGACTTCTCGCCGCGCGAACTGGTGACCAGCTCACTTTCTGGATTCGCCGAGGCGGCCCGCGCCCGCGGGATCGAATTCCGCGTGGTGGTGGATCCGAATCTTTCCGCCTTCCTGCGCGGCGATCCCACAAGGATGCGTCAGATTCTGTCCAACCTGGTGGGGAACGCGGTGAAGTTCACCGAAAAGGGCAAGGTGGAAATCCGCGTGGAATCCGCTCGGGGCGCTTCCGATCCAGGATTGGTGGCCTTCGAGGTGGTGGATTCCGGCATCGGGATCCCCGCCGACATCCTTCCGAGATTGTTCTCCAAGTTCGAACAGGCCGACATGTCCACCACCCGGCGCTTCGGGGGCACGGGCCTGGGATTGGCCATCTGCCGTCGCCTGGTGGAAGCCATGGGTGGAACCATCGTGGTGCGCAGTCGGCTGGGGCAGGGGAGTTCTTTCCGGGTGGAGATTCCCTTCCAGGCTGGCGCGGAAATTCCGCCTTCACCTACCACGAAGCTGACCCCACATACCCATCGACTCCAGGTGCTTTGCGCGGAGGATTTCGCGACGACCCAATTGATCGTCCGAAGCCTCCTGGAAGACCGTGGCCACTCGGTGGATATCGTGGAGAACGGAAAGCTCGCACTGGAGCGCCTGGCGTTCCGGGAGTACGACTTGGTCCTGATGGATGGTCGCATGCCGGTGATGGACGGTTTGGAGGCGATCGGCCACCTGCGCGCAGGCTCGTGGGGCGATCTGGTCTTTCGCGACCCCCAAGTGACCGTGATCGCCCTCACCGCGAACGTTTCCGACGAAGACCGGAGACTGTTCCTTTCGTCGGGGATGGACGATTTCCTGGCCAAACCCATCGACGAGAGCGCCTTCCACGCGGCCGTGGAACGAGCCATCCAGCGCCAGTTGGAGCGGGGGCGTCCGTTGCTTCCCTTGCCGAAGCCGACTCCGTCGAGCCTCGACGCCTTCTTCGAGGTGAGTTCCGACGACCGCGAGCCGGAGACATCCACCGATTTGCCGGCAGCCAACGCCAATCTTCAGCAACAACTAGAACAGACCTTCCGACAGACGCTGCCTGCGCGCATCGATGAACTGACCGCTGCGCTCGGCAAGGAAGATTGTTGGGAGCTGGGCCGGCTCTTCCATGGCATCAAGGGCTCGGCGGGATATGTGAAGGCGGCAGAAATTGTCAAGGCGGCCCAAGCCCTGGAGGCCCAGGCCGACCAGGACGATCTCGCCGCCGTCCGAGCGGGTTTTCCGCGCTTTTTGGAACTTCTGGCCCCGTGGAAGCGGGAGGAAAAATCATGA